In Liquorilactobacillus nagelii DSM 13675, the following proteins share a genomic window:
- the pyrE gene encoding orotate phosphoribosyltransferase, whose translation MKAIAADLLKIQAVSLSPQQPFTWASGIKSPIYCDNRLTISYPKVRRQIATGLADLIKNKFPDVEVIAGTATAGIPHAAWIAELLDLPMVYVRSKPKDHGQGRQIEGVLKPGQKTVLIDDLISTGGSVLQAVAAAQKEGAEVIGVAGIFSYQLAAADQNFAQAKLPFITLTNYSELIEVAQNQQEITDKDLKLLHAWRQDPTNWQ comes from the coding sequence ATGAAAGCAATTGCGGCAGATTTATTAAAAATTCAGGCTGTTTCACTCTCACCGCAACAGCCATTTACCTGGGCTAGTGGAATTAAAAGCCCAATTTACTGCGACAATCGTTTAACAATTAGTTATCCGAAAGTTCGTCGGCAAATAGCGACTGGTTTAGCAGATTTAATCAAAAACAAATTTCCTGATGTTGAAGTAATTGCTGGGACAGCGACGGCTGGTATCCCACATGCAGCTTGGATTGCTGAATTGCTGGACTTGCCAATGGTTTATGTTCGTTCAAAGCCTAAAGATCATGGACAAGGTCGGCAAATTGAAGGTGTACTTAAACCGGGGCAAAAGACAGTCTTAATTGATGATCTGATTTCGACTGGCGGTAGTGTCTTGCAAGCAGTGGCAGCGGCTCAAAAAGAAGGAGCCGAGGTAATTGGTGTTGCCGGGATCTTCAGTTATCAGCTGGCGGCGGCGGATCAAAACTTTGCTCAAGCAAAGCTACCATTTATAACCTTAACCAATTATTCAGAATTGATTGAAGTTGCTCAAAATCAACAGGAAATAACTGATAAAGATTTGAAACTCTTACATGCTTGGCGCCAAGATCCGACTAATTGGCAATAG
- the pyrF gene encoding orotidine-5'-phosphate decarboxylase: MKIERPIIALDFPDRLSVQQFLTKFPADEQLFLKVGMELFYSEGQDIVRELIAGGHDVFLDLKCHDIPHTVEQAMKVIGQLGVKLTTIHASGGSQMMQAAKAGLLAGSNGDQTAGILAITQLTSTNQTMLEEEQLVHQPLKNSVLHYAQLAQAAGLAGVVCSAWEAADIAAATNADFLRITPGIRLAGDQTNDQKRVMTPDRAAEQKSSGLVVGRSITQAVDPFAAYQTVTKLWRQD; the protein is encoded by the coding sequence ATGAAAATTGAACGACCGATAATTGCCTTGGACTTTCCTGATCGGCTGTCTGTCCAACAGTTTTTAACCAAGTTTCCAGCTGATGAACAACTATTCTTGAAGGTTGGGATGGAATTATTTTATAGTGAAGGGCAAGATATCGTCCGTGAGTTGATTGCGGGTGGGCACGACGTCTTCTTGGATCTTAAATGTCATGATATTCCCCACACAGTAGAACAGGCAATGAAAGTTATTGGTCAACTAGGAGTTAAATTGACCACGATTCATGCCAGTGGCGGCAGCCAAATGATGCAAGCGGCTAAAGCAGGTTTGTTAGCTGGCAGTAATGGTGATCAAACAGCTGGAATTTTAGCAATAACTCAATTAACTTCAACTAATCAAACAATGTTGGAAGAAGAACAATTAGTTCATCAGCCTTTGAAAAACAGTGTTTTGCATTACGCGCAACTAGCACAAGCAGCGGGTTTGGCCGGGGTAGTCTGTTCAGCTTGGGAAGCAGCAGATATTGCAGCAGCAACGAATGCTGATTTTTTGCGAATTACACCCGGAATTCGTTTAGCAGGAGATCAGACTAATGATCAAAAACGAGTGATGACTCCTGATCGAGCAGCAGAGCAAAAAAGCAGCGGTTTAGTAGTCGGCCGTTCGATTACCCAAGCAGTTGATCCGTTTGCAGCATATCAAACAGTAACTAAATTATGGAGGCAAGATTAA
- a CDS encoding dihydroorotate dehydrogenase, whose product MSQTANQRLSVKLPGLNLKNPIMPASGCFAFGDNRYAEMFDLNELGAIIIKAATLEPRVGNPMPRIAEVPGGVLNAVGLQNPGVEVILKEKLPRLKAKYPNLPVIANVAGTQEADYVETARRLSNSGMVDALELNISCPNVKHGGMQFGTDPASAQALTAAVKKVSSIPVYVKLSPNVTDIVAIAQAVAAGGADGLSMINTLLGMRLDLKTRQPVLANGTGGLSGPAIKPVAVRMIYQVSQKVDLPIIAMGGVSSAADVLEMFLAGASAVAIGTAIFHDPLVFPNVIADLPSKMTEFGIDNLSDLIKEVRSRQNEN is encoded by the coding sequence ATGAGTCAAACAGCTAATCAGCGCTTAAGTGTTAAATTACCCGGGTTAAATTTAAAAAATCCTATCATGCCAGCTAGCGGGTGTTTTGCTTTCGGGGATAACCGATATGCCGAAATGTTTGATCTAAATGAATTGGGAGCGATTATTATTAAAGCGGCAACTTTGGAGCCGCGAGTTGGCAATCCAATGCCGCGGATTGCTGAAGTTCCTGGTGGGGTTTTAAATGCAGTTGGTTTGCAAAACCCGGGTGTTGAGGTGATTTTAAAAGAAAAGCTGCCGCGGTTGAAGGCCAAGTATCCGAATTTACCAGTTATTGCTAATGTTGCAGGAACCCAAGAAGCTGATTATGTGGAAACAGCACGGCGTTTAAGTAATTCTGGTATGGTTGATGCGCTTGAATTAAATATTTCTTGTCCTAACGTTAAGCACGGTGGCATGCAGTTTGGAACTGATCCAGCTAGCGCGCAAGCTTTAACAGCGGCAGTAAAAAAGGTCAGTTCAATTCCAGTTTATGTTAAATTATCACCGAACGTTACTGATATTGTTGCAATTGCACAAGCTGTAGCAGCTGGTGGGGCAGACGGTTTGAGTATGATCAATACTTTACTAGGAATGCGATTAGATTTGAAAACTCGCCAACCAGTTTTGGCAAATGGAACCGGCGGTTTATCAGGCCCGGCAATTAAACCAGTTGCCGTACGGATGATTTATCAAGTCAGCCAAAAGGTTGATTTGCCGATTATTGCAATGGGTGGAGTTAGTAGTGCTGCAGATGTTTTAGAAATGTTTTTAGCTGGAGCCAGTGCGGTTGCAATTGGAACGGCAATTTTTCATGATCCATTAGTTTTTCCAAACGTGATTGCTGATTTACCATCGAAAATGACTGAATTTGGAATTGACAACTTGAGTGATTTAATCAAAGAAGTTAGGAGTCGACAAAATGAAAATTGA
- a CDS encoding dihydroorotate dehydrogenase electron transfer subunit, with the protein MPSVRNFSLVKQERLTEDVFQMDLKTTESLSEYQPGRFVMVEIPNGLQQLRRPLAIAAVDLLTGCISLIYRVVGQGTEQLAKLVVGAKVNLLGALGNGFNIQNFQVGDQVLLVGGGTGLPPLMYLAQNLGQQGCLVTTMVGFRTKAQIFGTQVFEQAGQLQLATDDGSAGKLGNVGTLLNAWKMNNCRHVFACGPLGLLKAVQQRFASQSVPVDLSLESRMGCGMGACAGCMVSVNGGTLNQHICQEGPIFSAAEVQL; encoded by the coding sequence ATGCCAAGTGTTAGAAATTTTTCATTAGTTAAACAGGAGCGCTTGACGGAAGACGTCTTCCAGATGGACTTGAAAACAACTGAATCACTCAGTGAATATCAACCAGGACGTTTTGTGATGGTTGAAATACCAAATGGATTGCAGCAACTTAGACGGCCATTAGCAATTGCAGCAGTTGATTTACTAACAGGATGTATCAGCTTGATTTATCGGGTTGTTGGTCAAGGAACAGAGCAGTTGGCTAAGCTGGTAGTTGGAGCCAAAGTAAATTTGCTTGGAGCACTTGGCAATGGATTTAACATTCAAAACTTTCAAGTTGGAGATCAGGTCCTGTTAGTGGGTGGTGGTACTGGTTTACCACCTTTGATGTACTTGGCACAAAACTTAGGTCAACAAGGCTGCTTGGTGACTACTATGGTCGGATTTCGAACCAAAGCGCAGATTTTTGGCACCCAAGTTTTTGAACAAGCTGGACAGCTGCAATTGGCAACTGATGATGGTTCTGCTGGGAAGCTAGGAAACGTTGGAACTTTGTTAAATGCTTGGAAGATGAATAACTGTCGCCATGTTTTTGCTTGTGGTCCGTTAGGTTTATTAAAAGCTGTTCAGCAAAGGTTTGCTAGTCAGTCAGTTCCAGTTGACCTATCTTTAGAAAGCCGGATGGGTTGTGGTATGGGAGCTTGCGCCGGCTGCATGGTTTCTGTTAATGGTGGAACTTTGAATCAGCATATTTGTCAAGAAGGGCCGATTTTCTCGGCAGCGGAGGTCCAATTATGA
- the carB gene encoding carbamoyl-phosphate synthase large subunit codes for MPKRTDIHKIMVLGSGPIIIGQAAEFDYSGTQACLALREEGYEVVLVNSNPATIMTDNQIADRVYLEPLTTESVSRIIRQEYPDAILPTLGGQIGLNLAMSLAETGILKELGIELLGTKLTAINQAEDRELFKELMKQLGKPVPPSKTVNTTQAALDFAAEIGYPVIVRPAFTMGGTGGGLCDTPEELTEIATNGLDLSPVTQCLIEKSIMGYKEIEFEVMRDHADNTMVVCCMENFDPVGIHTGDSIVFSPTQTLSDREYQMLRDVSLEIISALKIEGGCNVQLALDPNSFNYDVIEVNPRVSRSSALASKATGYPIAKMAAKIAVGLTLDEIINPVTGTTYAEFEPALDYVVAKIPRWPFDKFPKGDRRLGTQMKATGEVMAIGRTAEEALQKAVRSLEIDEQDLFSTTAQAASDDQLEEKLMHPQDDRLFYLAEAFRRNYNLSEIHELTKINCYFLDIVKHLTEIETKLQQHPNDLATLLTAKRYGFSDYTIGRFWQKSAAEIRQFRLEQQVKPVYKMVDTCAAEFESKTPYFYSTYDQENESQPTGKKSILVIGSGPIRIGQGVEFDYATVHSVKAIQKMGYEAIVMNSNPETVSTDFSISDKLYFEPLTLEDVLNVIDLEQPVGVIVQFGGQTAINLAAGLVEHGVKILGTTVEDLDRAEDRELFDEVINQLQLQQPIGKTATTPAGVLEKAAEIGYPVLVRPSYVLGGRAMEIVNNETELQAYLQQNVPAAADHPILVDAYLEGRECEVDAICDGQQVLLPGIMEHIEHAGVHSGDSMAVYPPQSFSDNIKQQIVTATQKLAVALKCVGIMNIQFIIHQDQAYVLEVNPRASRTVPFLSKITGIEMAQVATQVILGKTLKELGYQPGLYPESKTINVKAPVFSFSKLADVDSYLGPEMKSTGEVMGSDHTFEKALLKAFAGAKMELPLSGSVLLTIEHGDKESVLPLAKRFSSIGYQLLATDGTAKFLQKHGLRVVPVAKLSEQETTEQNIQELIQTGKVQLVINTMGHDHAATSDGFRIRQLAIAHNVPLLTSLNTAQALVRALENRTFATDALL; via the coding sequence ATGCCGAAAAGAACTGATATTCATAAGATAATGGTCCTTGGCTCTGGTCCAATCATTATTGGTCAAGCTGCTGAATTTGATTATTCAGGAACACAAGCTTGCTTAGCTTTACGCGAAGAAGGGTATGAAGTAGTTTTAGTCAATTCTAATCCGGCAACGATTATGACGGATAACCAAATTGCTGATCGTGTCTATCTTGAACCGTTGACGACTGAGTCAGTTTCTCGGATTATTCGGCAAGAGTATCCAGATGCAATTTTACCTACGCTTGGCGGCCAAATCGGTTTGAATCTGGCGATGTCTTTGGCAGAAACTGGTATTTTAAAAGAATTGGGTATTGAGTTACTAGGGACAAAGTTAACTGCTATTAATCAGGCCGAAGATCGTGAATTGTTTAAAGAACTGATGAAACAACTAGGAAAACCAGTTCCACCTTCAAAGACTGTTAATACCACTCAAGCAGCTTTGGATTTTGCAGCTGAAATCGGCTATCCAGTAATCGTTCGTCCAGCCTTTACAATGGGTGGAACGGGTGGTGGTTTATGTGATACCCCAGAAGAACTAACTGAAATCGCCACAAACGGTTTAGATTTGTCACCAGTAACCCAGTGTTTAATTGAAAAAAGTATCATGGGTTACAAAGAAATTGAATTTGAAGTTATGCGAGACCATGCTGATAATACAATGGTTGTTTGTTGTATGGAAAACTTTGATCCGGTTGGGATTCATACTGGTGATTCAATCGTCTTTTCTCCAACACAAACGCTAAGTGATCGAGAATATCAAATGTTGCGGGATGTTTCGTTAGAGATTATTAGTGCTTTAAAAATTGAGGGTGGCTGCAATGTTCAGTTAGCCTTGGATCCGAATAGTTTTAATTATGATGTGATTGAAGTTAATCCGCGAGTTAGCCGTTCTTCCGCCCTAGCTTCCAAGGCAACCGGATATCCAATTGCCAAGATGGCAGCTAAGATTGCGGTTGGTTTAACCTTAGATGAAATTATTAATCCGGTCACGGGGACAACTTATGCTGAATTTGAACCAGCTTTAGATTATGTGGTTGCTAAAATTCCGCGTTGGCCATTTGATAAGTTTCCTAAAGGCGATCGTCGTTTAGGTACGCAAATGAAGGCAACTGGTGAAGTAATGGCAATCGGTCGCACTGCTGAAGAAGCTTTACAAAAAGCAGTTCGCTCGTTAGAAATTGATGAACAAGATCTATTTTCAACGACTGCTCAAGCAGCCAGTGATGATCAATTGGAAGAAAAATTAATGCATCCACAAGATGATCGGCTGTTCTACCTAGCCGAAGCTTTCCGTCGTAATTATAACCTGAGTGAAATTCATGAACTTACTAAAATTAATTGCTATTTTTTAGATATTGTTAAACATTTAACTGAAATTGAAACAAAATTGCAGCAACATCCCAATGATTTGGCAACTTTATTAACAGCTAAAAGATATGGTTTCAGTGACTATACAATTGGCAGATTCTGGCAAAAATCGGCGGCCGAAATCCGTCAGTTTCGATTGGAGCAGCAAGTTAAACCGGTATATAAAATGGTTGATACTTGTGCTGCTGAATTTGAATCTAAAACACCATATTTTTACAGTACCTATGATCAGGAAAATGAGAGTCAGCCAACTGGTAAAAAGTCGATTTTAGTAATTGGTTCAGGTCCAATTCGAATCGGTCAAGGGGTTGAGTTTGATTACGCGACGGTGCACAGTGTTAAAGCAATTCAAAAAATGGGTTATGAAGCTATTGTTATGAATAGCAATCCCGAAACGGTTTCGACTGATTTCTCGATTTCTGACAAGCTGTATTTTGAACCACTGACGTTAGAAGATGTCTTGAATGTGATCGACTTGGAGCAACCAGTCGGCGTTATCGTCCAGTTTGGTGGACAGACCGCGATTAATTTGGCGGCTGGTCTAGTTGAACACGGAGTTAAAATTCTCGGGACAACGGTTGAAGATCTTGATCGAGCTGAAGATCGTGAATTATTTGATGAAGTCATTAATCAATTACAGTTGCAGCAGCCGATTGGCAAGACGGCGACTACACCAGCTGGAGTTTTGGAAAAAGCTGCTGAAATCGGCTACCCTGTCTTAGTTCGACCAAGTTATGTACTAGGTGGTCGCGCAATGGAAATTGTTAATAATGAAACAGAACTTCAAGCCTATTTACAGCAAAATGTTCCAGCTGCAGCCGATCATCCGATACTGGTTGATGCATATCTTGAAGGACGTGAATGTGAAGTTGATGCGATTTGCGATGGTCAGCAGGTTTTGCTTCCGGGAATTATGGAACATATTGAGCATGCTGGGGTTCATTCAGGTGACTCGATGGCCGTTTATCCTCCACAATCATTTAGCGACAATATCAAACAACAGATCGTGACTGCGACACAGAAACTAGCTGTAGCACTAAAATGTGTTGGTATCATGAACATTCAATTCATCATTCATCAAGATCAAGCTTACGTTTTGGAAGTTAACCCACGAGCTAGTCGGACCGTACCTTTTTTGAGTAAAATTACGGGAATCGAGATGGCTCAGGTTGCAACTCAAGTTATTTTAGGAAAAACGCTTAAAGAATTAGGCTACCAACCGGGACTGTATCCTGAAAGTAAAACGATTAATGTCAAAGCACCGGTGTTCTCTTTTAGCAAACTAGCTGATGTTGACAGTTATCTTGGACCGGAGATGAAGTCGACCGGTGAAGTTATGGGAAGTGATCATACATTTGAAAAAGCTTTGTTAAAAGCTTTTGCTGGTGCCAAGATGGAATTACCATTAAGCGGAAGCGTGTTATTGACAATTGAACATGGGGATAAAGAGTCGGTTTTACCGTTGGCTAAACGATTCAGTAGTATTGGCTATCAGTTGTTGGCAACTGATGGAACAGCTAAATTCTTGCAAAAACATGGATTACGAGTTGTTCCGGTAGCTAAGCTAAGTGAACAAGAAACGACCGAACAAAATATTCAAGAATTAATTCAAACTGGTAAAGTACAGTTAGTAATTAATACCATGGGACACGACCATGCGGCAACTTCAGATGGTTTTCGCATTCGTCAACTGGCAATTGCCCATAATGTACCTTTATTAACTTCACTGAATACCGCACAAGCATTGGTTCGAGCGTTAGAAAATCGGACTTTTGCCACCGATGCATTACTATAG
- a CDS encoding carbamoyl phosphate synthase small subunit encodes MQRYLVLEDGSIYTGTAFGSDQLKAGEVVFTTGMTGYQEAVSDQSYAGQILVFTNPLIGNYGVNLDDCESIEPACSGVVCHELARVSSNWRQQGSFADFLQQMKIPGISGIDTRALTKRLRSAGTMRGKLTDSQAAAETAIADLQKPLPINLNQQVATSRPYPNPGSKRNVVVVDFGLKHSILRELAQRDCNTIVMPYTASATQILQLHPDGVLLSNGPGDPKSMPESVLTMIRQLQEKLPLFGICLGHQLFALANGADTFKMKFGHRGFNHPVKEIATGRIFFTSQNHGYAVEPDSIDSQILNITHQEINDQTVEGLHHKQYPAFSVQFHPDAAPGPHDAVTIFDDFMQMIDLRKEERHAEKN; translated from the coding sequence ATGCAACGCTATTTAGTTTTGGAAGATGGCAGTATTTACACTGGAACAGCTTTTGGCTCCGATCAGTTAAAAGCTGGCGAGGTTGTTTTTACAACTGGAATGACCGGGTATCAAGAAGCTGTCAGCGATCAATCGTACGCTGGTCAAATTTTAGTTTTTACAAATCCATTAATTGGTAATTACGGTGTTAATTTAGATGATTGTGAATCAATTGAGCCAGCTTGTAGTGGGGTTGTTTGTCATGAATTAGCCCGTGTTTCAAGCAACTGGCGCCAGCAAGGAAGTTTTGCTGATTTTTTGCAGCAGATGAAGATTCCAGGTATATCTGGGATTGATACCCGTGCTCTTACTAAGCGTTTACGTTCGGCTGGAACAATGCGTGGCAAATTGACTGACAGTCAAGCAGCTGCCGAGACAGCGATCGCTGATTTACAAAAACCGCTGCCGATTAATTTGAATCAGCAAGTGGCAACTAGTCGACCATATCCTAATCCTGGGAGCAAGCGGAATGTAGTTGTGGTTGATTTTGGCTTGAAACACAGCATTTTACGCGAACTTGCGCAAAGAGATTGTAATACAATTGTGATGCCCTACACCGCGAGTGCCACCCAAATTTTGCAATTACATCCAGATGGGGTGCTCTTATCTAACGGACCTGGTGATCCGAAATCAATGCCAGAATCTGTTTTAACAATGATTCGTCAACTGCAAGAAAAATTACCATTGTTTGGGATTTGTTTAGGGCATCAATTGTTTGCATTAGCCAATGGGGCTGATACATTTAAAATGAAGTTTGGTCACCGTGGTTTCAATCATCCAGTTAAAGAGATTGCCACTGGAAGGATTTTCTTTACTTCCCAAAATCATGGGTATGCCGTCGAACCGGATTCAATTGATAGTCAGATTTTAAATATTACTCACCAAGAAATTAATGATCAGACGGTTGAGGGATTGCATCACAAACAGTATCCTGCCTTTAGTGTCCAATTCCATCCAGATGCAGCTCCAGGTCCGCATGACGCGGTAACCATCTTTGACGATTTTATGCAGATGATTGATTTAAGAAAGGAAGAACGTCATGCCGAAAAGAACTGA